Sequence from the Ectothiorhodospira sp. BSL-9 genome:
GGGGCAGGCTATACCGTCACCGAGGCGGTGGATGGGCAGGACGGCCTGGACAAGGCCCGGTCCGGCAATTTCAACCTGATCTTCACCGACCAGAACATGCCCCGTCTCGATGGCCTTGGCCTGATCAAGCAGTTGCGCGCCATGCCGCAGTACAAGAGTGTGCCGATCCTGATGCTCACCACAGAGTCCGGTGAAGCCATGAAGACACAGGGGCGCGCCGCCGGGGCCACGGGTTGGCTGGTGAAACCCTTCGACCCCCAGAAGCTTCTTGAAGTCGTGCGCAAGGTGATCGGCTGATCATCCCATACCTGACATTCCTTGAAGGAGGGCGGGAATGACCATCGACATGACCCAGTTCTACCAGGTGTTCTTCGACGAAGCCGATGAACATCTGGCGGATATGGAGAGCCTGCTGCTGGAACTGGATGTCGATCAGCCGGATCTGGAGATGCTTAATGCCATCTTCCGGGCTGCCCATTCCATCAAGGGGGGCGCCGGCACCTTTGGCTTTACGGACATGGCCCGGGTCACCCATATACTGGAGACCCTGCTGGACCGCCTTCGCAAACAGGAGCTTCAGCCCGCCACCGAGATGGTGGATGCCTTTCTGGAGGCTGGCGATGTGCTCAAGGCACAGCTGCAGGCTCATCGGGAAGGTGAGGAATACCAGGATGAGCGCATCGACCGGGTCTGTACCTGGCTGGAGCGACTCACCCACGGCGAGCAACCTGCCGGCGCACCCCCACCTGTGGCCCCAACCGCCCCCCCGGCGCAACCCACCCCGGCGCGGGCGGCTGAGCCCACCTGGAAAATCAGCTTTGACCCCCATGCGTCTGAATTCAAGGCGGATGTCCACCTGGATGCCCTGGCCGAAAGCCTGGGGGAACTGGGTACCCTGAAGCGGTATTCCGAGGCCACCGGGCGCCCGGTCGTCTGGCACCTTTCGGGCCCCGGGATCAGCCTGGCCAGTATTCAGGAGATCTTTGATTTCATCTGCGATCTGGATGGCGTGCAGATCGCACCCATGGACGACGCGGAAAAGAGCGCCGCGCCTGCCGCTGACAATGGGGATGAGGCCTTTGGCTTTTTCGATGAGGCCCCCGGCACACCCCAGGAAGCGGAAGATCCGGGATACGGTTTCTTCACGGACTCCCCTGCCGCGCCCGTTGCGACCCCAACGGAACAAACTGGCCAGGCCTCGGACAGCGGCTATGGGTTCTTCGAGAACGCCCCGGGTGCGGAG
This genomic interval carries:
- a CDS encoding response regulator encodes the protein MAKSILTVDDSASIRQMVSFTLKGAGYTVTEAVDGQDGLDKARSGNFNLIFTDQNMPRLDGLGLIKQLRAMPQYKSVPILMLTTESGEAMKTQGRAAGATGWLVKPFDPQKLLEVVRKVIG